One window of Agromyces rhizosphaerae genomic DNA carries:
- a CDS encoding LacI family DNA-binding transcriptional regulator translates to MATYKDIRDETGLSLATISKFYNGGNVLPANARAIEAAAERLSFRPNAFARNLRSRRTRSVGVLLPDLTSDFHLSILAGIERRLRDHRVSMLICADHPHEEGLDEAVEFLAARMVDGIIAVPTERATPGLRNVAAQGMPIVTMDWPADGVVADEVVIDNEEAAAMAIQHLADHGHRRIALLGSDLAATLRSRERGVRRQLAARGIPVREEYISRTPMTVAAGRAAMQRMLLLEERPTAVFCTNNMLGVGALTALAESGLKVPDEMSFVGFDMPLLARMTSPSLAMVAQRVDLIAREAADLMLRRLEPEVAQSPQRKVVLHAEFLFGGSVADIRS, encoded by the coding sequence GTGGCCACATACAAGGACATCCGGGACGAGACCGGGCTCTCGCTCGCGACGATCTCGAAGTTCTACAACGGCGGCAACGTCCTCCCCGCCAACGCCCGGGCCATCGAGGCGGCCGCGGAGCGCCTGTCGTTCCGGCCGAACGCGTTCGCCAGGAACCTGCGCTCGCGCCGGACCAGGAGCGTCGGCGTGCTCCTGCCCGACCTCACGAGCGACTTCCACCTCTCGATCCTGGCGGGCATCGAGCGCCGGCTCCGCGATCACCGCGTGAGCATGCTCATCTGCGCCGACCACCCCCACGAGGAGGGCCTCGACGAGGCGGTGGAGTTCCTCGCCGCGCGCATGGTCGACGGCATCATCGCCGTGCCGACGGAGCGTGCGACCCCCGGGCTGCGCAACGTCGCCGCTCAGGGCATGCCGATCGTGACCATGGACTGGCCCGCCGACGGCGTCGTCGCCGACGAGGTCGTGATCGACAACGAGGAGGCGGCCGCGATGGCCATCCAGCACCTCGCCGACCACGGCCATCGGCGCATCGCCCTGCTCGGGAGCGACCTCGCCGCCACCCTCCGCAGCCGCGAGCGCGGCGTCCGCCGGCAGCTCGCGGCGCGCGGGATACCCGTGCGGGAGGAGTACATCAGCCGCACCCCGATGACGGTGGCCGCCGGCCGCGCGGCGATGCAGCGGATGCTCCTGCTCGAGGAGCGCCCCACCGCCGTCTTCTGCACCAACAACATGCTCGGCGTCGGAGCCCTCACCGCGCTCGCCGAGTCCGGCCTCAAGGTGCCCGACGAGATGTCCTTCGTCGGGTTCGACATGCCGCTGCTCGCGCGCATGACCTCGCCGTCGCTCGCGATGGTCGCGCAGCGGGTGGACCTGATCGCCCGCGAGGCCGCGGACCTCATGCTCCGCCGCCTCGAGCCGGAGGTGGCGCAGAGCCCGCAGCGGAAGGTCGTCCTGCACGCGGAGTTCCTGTTCGGCGGATCGGTCGCCGACATCCGGAGCTGA
- a CDS encoding L-rhamnose mutarotase, which produces MRIALHSIVREGYRAEHATIPEDLVDTFARVGIHEWTIWGSGDRMFHLVECDDWDAAMAAIDDDPANLAWQATIGPFVEVYRDGAGEEGFVPLDEVWDLGRQRAARGAESA; this is translated from the coding sequence ATGCGAATTGCCCTCCACTCGATCGTGCGGGAGGGGTACCGCGCGGAGCACGCGACCATCCCCGAGGACCTGGTCGACACGTTCGCCCGCGTGGGCATCCACGAGTGGACCATCTGGGGCTCGGGCGACCGCATGTTCCATCTCGTCGAGTGCGACGACTGGGACGCCGCGATGGCGGCGATCGACGACGACCCCGCGAACCTGGCGTGGCAGGCCACGATCGGCCCGTTCGTGGAGGTCTACCGCGACGGCGCCGGCGAGGAGGGCTTCGTGCCGCTCGACGAGGTGTGGGACCTGGGTCGCCAGCGCGCGGCGCGCGGCGCGGAGTCGGCGTGA